DNA from Triticum aestivum cultivar Chinese Spring chromosome 7D, IWGSC CS RefSeq v2.1, whole genome shotgun sequence:
AAAGGATCACAGTTACATCAAAAAGGTATAGCTCCACATGTTCCAGAAAAAAATGAAACTGACAGCCAAAAGTTCTAAAGCAGTCCTATTATATGTACACACCACAATACTTTTAACAAACGAGGGTAAACAGTAACAACAATACTACCTCGTCACCAACATCATCCATGTACAGGCTGAGCCACCGTAGAGACTTTGTCACTTTGATGAACTCAGCTACATAGAGAGAACCTTCTGATGTAATGTTGTTGTTACCAATATCCAAGACTGTTATCTTCCCTGTAACTCAGCCAAACAAGCAATGAATTATGAACTTTTACAACCAATCAACCAAATACAAGCTAGTTAATGTGGATAGCCAAAGAGACACCTTTGTGAGCAGATAATGCAGACATCAACACCCGTAATCCCTCGTTCCCAAATCCATTACCATGTAAATGAAGTTCCTAACAAATTTAAGGTTAATCAACATGAGAGAAAATGGACAAACAATAAGAACTCACAGGAACAAAAACATACTTCACAATTCAACCTAAGGTCCTAAAGATCTTTGGTCATATATGGTAGGAAAAGAGTTCTGTGGTTATCACCTCATGACAAGTACCAGCATGACTTCAAATTCCAAAACAAATTAGCATAGTGCCAGATACACAACAAGTTTCCAGATTGCTGAATCAAATTACTGCTATTGTATGTTATCTAACCTGGTTTTACATGCATATCTTTTGAAAATAAAACATGGGTATAACCATGATCACATGCATCCTTTCATTTTATATATGTTTCTTTTCCAAGTTAGTTGTTTTTTGGATAAATCCAGCCAACAGTGTTTAAACCTGAGAAAAACGAAAACAGATACATTGAAAAAGAAAGTAAACATGTAGGTGAGCAAATTGTTCCACACCATATCTGGACCCATCTAAAAATGTACTTTGCCCTTTAGTGAGCAAAATAAATATATTTGCGGACTTAATAGGCAGAATGCATGGTATCTGGTTTCCATGGAACATTGTAACTTAAAAAACAACCGATAACCAAACAATGTGGAAGTACGTAATCGGATATATCGAGTAGTACCCTGAGAGATTTGTTCCCTACAACTCCTTTTGCTAGGCTGGATGCACCGAGAGGACCACCATAGTTGCCACTAGAATACATCGAATAGAGTGTACAATTAGTTAGTAAGATTGATTCAAACACAATGTCAACTGTTCACAGCTTGGTATGCATATTCGTTGTAGCATCACGGGTAAAGGCACATAGGTTTGTGAGCGACTAACTTGAGATACAAACTCCGTAGCGTATTATTCTCAAGAAGTGCATCTGCAATACTTGCAAAACCCTGTTCCAAGACAAAAAAAACAAGGATGCTATCATAATTCCTCAAGCATGCAATCATATAGTAAGCCCTTTCTCCTTTTGTGATTCAAGTGAATGTATTTGCTTCAATAGATATTTATACATACACTGTATTCTATTGTATTGTTGCTAAGCTGTACAATACGTATTGTTTTGTTCTTTTTCAGCAGATCTGAAATTGCTTTTGCCCCCTGAAAAAAGAAATTGCATGTTACATCACAAAAGgtaaacacacacacaaacacagagagaggggggggggggggggggggagagagagagacagagagagagagagagaggaaacctcaTCTCCGATATTTGTACTGTTCAGGAAGAGCTTCTGAATACCTACGTTTTCGATCAATATATCTGAAAGACACTGTAAGCATTCATGAGTGTTACATTCAGTGGGAATTATGCAAATATACTCAATTACTGTTCtgcatttcttaaaaaaattgcatGCCAAGGTCAGGTTTGCTGCTAATGAAATCAGACCTAAATATTTGAAACTAACATGAGGTGAAAACCTCCTAATAGGGATGGATGCGAACAATCATAATGCAAATCAGATGACAGAATTATCATGCAACACTGGCCAGACAGGAAAAACAAGTCATAGTAAGTAACTGAAAAGCTATTTACTCTACAATTTCAGAGCACAAAATCAGAACATAATATATGATTTGCATGGTATACAACAGACAAACTACAGAACAAAATGGAAGGCAGGGATGATAAATTGATAAGGTTGAGAAGACCTTAGCTCCTTCATCTCCAATGATATTTCCAGATAAATTGAGAGTCTTCAAAGCTGTGTTTATCTGGAGAATGCCATCGAAAGCTTCTATTCCCGCAGCTGTTATCGCATTACCCGAAAAGTCCACCTCTTCAGCACTCTGGGAACAAAGAAAACAACAAATGTTCACAAAGATATTAGGAAATCTGAAAGTGCTATGTCTGCTACATTACATATCTAACCTTGTTATAGGCTAAGATTCAAGCACTACATTAGATATCTAACCTTGTTATAGGCTAAGCTTTCTGCTAGAAAGAATAGTCCCTCATCCCCGAATTGACGGCCTGCCAAAcaactgggctattaaagagaaaGGTAATATAGTACACTAGTTGTCTTACAAGAGCTTTAGCTCGCATTTGCTAGCAAAATATTTTAACTTCGGTTCTTTGAAATACCTGCCATGTTAACGGTTTTCAGTGTCCGAAGTTCCTTATAAAACTTGTTTAGATTTTTCTTCGACTCCTTTTGGGCTTTAATGCTTGTAGATGTTGACAAATTGGAGCCGGCAGCAAAGGACCATGTGACCCCAGAAGACGTAGGTTCTCCAGAATTCTGATCCTTTCTCTTTAGGGGGAGGAAATTCTCAACCACCTTCCAAATGACTGTCCTCTGAAACAGAGAATTAGTAGCCATTCCAGATACCAACTCTCAAAACAAGATGTACAACAACATGTGAGCAGATTATGAACTTTGCATCCTGTACAGCATACATCTGTAGTAAGGTCCCATTAAGATTAAGACTTTCATTTGGTACCAATGTGGAGGGCTAGTTCGAAGTTTGAATAAAAGGCTAGTTCGAAGTTTGAATAAAAGACAATCTGGCCAAGCGCAATTGGAATGGCAACAAAAAGTGCTGTCGTTGCGATCAGGACGAAACAATTCAAGATCTTCTCTCTTTTGCCCCTCCGCTCGTCTCATATGGCAGATTATTTTTCTGGCCTTCAACCTATTTCCGCCAGCTAGTATCTTGAATATGTTTGGAAATTGGCTACCTGGGGTAAATGGACAACTAAAGGCTCAGGTGGCGTGTGTGCCTTATGTTGGGCTATGTGGCATTGTCGTGATGATATTATTTGTAACAAAAAAAAAACTTCCTGCAGGTTATTCATGTGGGCACACATAAGAACCGAATGTGGTGCTTACTGCAGCGTGTGGAGGCATGGGATTCTCTAGTCTCGAAGAGCATCTCCAGCAGCTCCCTtattccaaaaaaaaaaaaaatcacgTATAGGGGAAATTGACAACAAAAACGCGCTCCAGCAGTTTCCCTGAACCCAATAAATTTTGACCACAATAGGGGAGCAATGTCCTGGTCCAGCAATAGGATTACTGATGCATCAGTTGTATActacctccatccgggtttattagtcaccaatgtattttgggtcaaagtttgaccacatatttTTGACtagaaaaatgttaatgcatgtcaccaaaaattatgttgttggattcgtatttgaatgtAGTTTCCAATGATATTATTGTCGCTACAGTTAACTTATATTTTactagttaaatttatggtcaaaatatgACCCAAAATACAAGGACTagtaaacccggacggaggtagtatcatGCAATCATTCACGGTTGTGGTCTTTCTGAATCTGTCTTTCTTTGTTTTTGCTTGTATAAGCATCAAAAACTTAACAATAAAGATGGTTGcgtgcatcaatcgatgcataggTCAGGTCGTCAGGGGCATTCACTCCTTTTCGGGGGAAATTTGTAACTAGGAAATCACGCCATCAGCTGGTCAGTGGTCAACACTGTGCACGTACTCTAAGGAACACTAGGCATCAACAGTCAGAGTATTTCGTAGGAGATGTGCCCAGTAGGGAGCAGGGAACAGAGCATCTGCTCGTGATGATAAGATGACTGTTCGACTATTATAAGTTGGAAATTGGAAGAGAAAGCATAGAGAGGAAACAGTCAGGCTATACCAAAGCTCAGCGCGAGCAACGCCCCAGCCGGGACGATGTAGCGAGTGATGCCCCCCGCTCCCGCACCCAAGGGGCGCACGACGGGCTCCCCTTGCTCCTCGCGGTAGGCTCTCCGGCGCGCGCCCCCGCGTCCGACCCCGGGGAGCTTGTCCTGGCTGTGAATTCCGTCGAACGCCTCGGGCGCAGCCCGCGGCGCCACGCTCCACCGGCGGGCGCGCGGCGGCAGGGAGGGGAGGCGCCGAGGCAGAAGCTTCGGGCCGGAGGAGGCGCAGCGCCGatgggaggagcaggaggagggcgCGACGAGGGAGGGCTTGAGGGGGCgggcggaggagaggaggagggaggactCCATTGGATGCGGATGGTGTCCGCCGGAGATGTGGACGGGGTTTTGGGAGGGGAGAGAGCTTTTCTTTCCGGGGCAGGAGAGGGTAAGGTTGTGGATTACGCCGGGTCAGGTTTCGAATTTTACCCGGTCTCGCTACTGAACTGCGACATGATAGAGCCTTGGAGTAACTCCGTGTGCTGTCTCCTAAATTTAACTCTTCAAAATTTGGGAGTTTAAATTTCTGTGCACTTGCTGATTCgattagggcgtgtttggttgtctGCATATGGCCCAGCCTGGCCCGTGCGGGAAGAACTTGGCCCGTTTGGTTGCATGTGTTTACTGTGCGCCCCGCATGGCACGGAACTTAAAGCACGTCCAGACCAGGCCCAGGGGAAATGCCTGAATCGGTAGTAGCTCGCGAGCCCAGTTcgggcgaggcaggggagggcgaCGCGCTTCTTTCCTCGTGCGACCACAGAGATGGCGCGAGCTTGCCGCGTCGCCGAAAAATCGGCGGGAGGATTTTGGCTCACCTCCCGCCGAGTCCACCCCTATTTAGCcccctccctcaccgccccaaCTCCCGCCACAATTCTCCCTCCGTTCGAGCTTTCCCGCCGACGCGCATCGGCACCGACGAGCAGGTAACCGGCGCATCTTCATCAGCCGGCGGTCCACGGCGTCGACGCTCCTTCACCAGCCG
Protein-coding regions in this window:
- the LOC123165441 gene encoding NLR family CARD domain-containing protein 3 isoform X2, with translation MAGRQFGDEGLFFLAESLAYNKSAEEVDFSGNAITAAGIEAFDGILQINTALKTLNLSGNIIGDEGAKCLSDILIENVGIQKLFLNSTNIGDEGAKAISDLLKKNKTIRIVQLSNNTIEYSGFASIADALLENNTLRSLYLNGNYGGPLGASSLAKGVVGNKSLRELHLHGNGFGNEGLRVLMSALSAHKGKITVLDIGNNNITSEGSLYVAEFIKVTKSLRWLSLYMDDVGDEGAEKVADALKQNKTISTMDFGGNNIHSRGVTAIAETLKENEVLTTLELSYNPIGPEGVKALCDVLKFNGKLQTLKLGWCQIGVSGAEFVADCLKYNTTLSTLDLRANGLGDDGAICLARSLKIINESLKSLDLGFNEIRDDGAFALAQALKANEDLAVTSLMLANNFFGKFGQVALTEARDHVYEMSGKEIDIYY
- the LOC123165441 gene encoding NLR family CARD domain-containing protein 3 isoform X1; amino-acid sequence: MESSLLLSSARPLKPSLVAPSSCSSHRRCASSGPKLLPRRLPSLPPRARRWSVAPRAAPEAFDGIHSQDKLPGVGRGGARRRAYREEQGEPVVRPLGAGAGGITRYIVPAGALLALSFVIWKVVENFLPLKRKDQNSGEPTSSGVTWSFAAGSNLSTSTSIKAQKESKKNLNKFYKELRTLKTVNMAGRQFGDEGLFFLAESLAYNKSAEEVDFSGNAITAAGIEAFDGILQINTALKTLNLSGNIIGDEGAKCLSDILIENVGIQKLFLNSTNIGDEGAKAISDLLKKNKTIRIVQLSNNTIEYSGFASIADALLENNTLRSLYLNGNYGGPLGASSLAKGVVGNKSLRELHLHGNGFGNEGLRVLMSALSAHKGKITVLDIGNNNITSEGSLYVAEFIKVTKSLRWLSLYMDDVGDEGAEKVADALKQNKTISTMDFGGNNIHSRGVTAIAETLKENEVLTTLELSYNPIGPEGVKALCDVLKFNGKLQTLKLGWCQIGVSGAEFVADCLKYNTTLSTLDLRANGLGDDGAICLARSLKIINESLKSLDLGFNEIRDDGAFALAQALKANEDLAVTSLMLANNFFGKFGQVALTEARDHVYEMSGKEIDIYY